In Phacochoerus africanus isolate WHEZ1 chromosome 2, ROS_Pafr_v1, whole genome shotgun sequence, one DNA window encodes the following:
- the LOC125121319 gene encoding olfactory receptor 13C4: MDRINQTFVKEFILLGLSGYPKLEVILFALILVMYLVILIGNGVLIIASIFDFRLHTPMYFFLGNLSFLDICYTSSSVPSTLVSLISKKRNISFCGCAVQMFLGFAMGSTECLLLGVMAFDRYVAICNPLRYPIIMSKVVYVLMASVSWFSGGINSIVQTALAMQLPFCENNIINHFLCEILAVLKLACADISLNFFTLTVSNMVFLVLPLLVIFFSYMFILYTILRMSSATGRRKAFSTCSAHLTVVIIFYGTIFFMYAKPKSQDILGQDSLQAREALISMFYGVVTPMLNPIIYSLRNKDVKAAVKYLLTWKAVNQ; the protein is encoded by the coding sequence ATGGATAGAATAAATCAGACATTTGTGAAAGAATTCATTCTTCTGGGACTCTCTGGTTATCCAAAACTTGAGGTTATTCTTTTCGCTCTAATTCTCGTTATGTACCTGGTAATTCTAATTGGCAATGGTGTTCTGATCATAGCAAGCATCTTTGATTTTCGTCTTCatacccccatgtacttcttcctgggCAACCTCTCTTTCCTGGATATCTGCTATACATCCTCCTCTGTCCCCTCGACTTTGGTGAGCTTGATctcaaagaaaaggaatatttcgTTCTGTGGATGTGCAGTGCAGATGTTCCTTGGATTTGCCATGGGGTCAACAGAATGTTTGCTTCTTGGTGTGATGGCTtttgaccgctacgtggccatctgtaACCCTCTGAGATACCCCATCATCATGAGCAAGGTGGTGTATGTACTGATGGCTTCTGTGTCATGGTTCTCTGGTGGAATCAACTCAATTGTGCAAACAGCTCTTGCCATGCAATTGCCTTTCTGTGAGAATAATATCATCAATCATTTCTTATGTGAGATACTGGCTGTTCTCAAGTTAGCTTGTGCTGATATTTCCCTCAATTTTTTTACCCTAACAGTGTCAAATATGGTTTTTCTGGTTCTTCCACTTctggtcatttttttctcctacatgTTTATCCTCTATACCATCTTGAGAATGAGCTCAGCCACTGGGAGACGCAAAGCTTTTTCTACTTGTTCTGCACATCTGACTGTGGTGATCATATTTTATGGTACCATCTTTTTTATGTATGCCAAACCCAAGTCGCAAGATATCCTTGGACAAGATAGTTTGCAAGCTAGGGAGGCACTTATTTCTATGTTTTATGGTGTAGTGACTCCGATGCTAAATCCTATAATCTATAGCTTGAGAAATAAGGATGTAAAAGCTGCTGTAAAATACTTGCTGACTTGGAAAGCTGTTAACCAATAA
- the LOC125121318 gene encoding olfactory receptor 13C8-like codes for MGKTNDSTLTEFVLVGLSAHPKLQTVFFVLVLWMYLMILLGNGVLISVIFYDPHLHTPMYFFLCNLSFLDICYTSSSVPLILDSFMTVSKRVSFSGCMVQMFLSFAMGATECVLLGMMALDRYVAICYPLRYPVIMSKGAYVSMAVGSWVSGIVDSMVQTSLAMQLPFCSKNVITHFVCEILAILKLACADISINIISMAGSNLIVLAIPLLVISISYIFIVATILRIPSTEGKCKAFSTCSAHLTVVIIFYGTIFFMYAKPKSKSSVGIDNQDITEALISLFYGVMTPMLNPLIYSLRNKGVKAAVKNMLGRKNFSDGI; via the coding sequence ATGGGAAAGACCAATGATTCCACATTGACAGAATTTGTCCTGGTTGGGCTTTCTGCCCACCCCAAGCTCCAGACAGTTTTCTTTGTGTTAGTTCTGTGGATGTACCTGATGATCCTGCTGGGAAATGGAGTCCTTATCTCAGTAATCTTCTACGATCCTCACTTGCACacccccatgtatttcttcctctgcaatcttTCCTTCTTGGACATTTGCTACACAAGCTCCTCTGTCCCATTAATTCTTGACAGCTTTATGACAGTAAGCAAAAGGGTTTCCTTCTCTGGGTGCATGGTACAAATGTTCCTTTCTTTTGCCATGGGGGCCACAGAGTGTGTGCTTCTGGGCATGATGGCActtgaccgctatgtggccatctgctaCCCACTGAGATACCCTGTCATCATGAGCAAAGGTGCTTATGTGTCCATGGCGGTTGGATCCTGGGTTTCTGGGATTGTTGACTCAATGGTGCAGACATCTCTAGCAATGCAATTACCATTCTGTTCTAAAAATGTCATTACCCATTTTGTCTGTGAGATTCTGGCTATCCTAAAATTGGCTTGTGCTGACATTTCAATCAATATAATCAGCATGGCAGGGTCAAATCTGATTGTTCTAGCTATTCCATTGCTAGTAATTTCCatctcttatatttttattgttgctaCTATTCTGAGGATCCCTTCCACTGAAGGAAAATGTAAGGCCTTCTCCACTTGCTCAGCCCACCTCACAGTGGTGATTATATTCTATGGAACCATCTTCTTCATGTATGCAAAGCCTAAGTCTAAAAGCTCTGTTGGTATAGATAATCAAGACATCACTGAGGCCCTCATCTCCCTCTTTTACGGAGTCATGACACCTATGCTCAATCCTCTGATCTATAGTCTGAGGAACAAGGGTGTAAAGGCTGCTGTGAAGAACATGTTGGGTAGGAAAAACTTCTCTGATGGAATATAA